GACCAATACAAAGACTTCAACTCAAAAGACAATACTAACTTTCCCGCATTGCGTCCCAAGCTGACCATTACTTATCAGACCGTCACCTCCGGAACATGTGTGAACTCTCCGCTGCCGGCCGGTGGAATTGCCATCGCCACTTTCAACAGCATGAGCCTCTACTACAATCCAGCGAATGCGCCCAGCGGCGACCAAATTTTCGTCCGCTACCGGCTGGCGACTGCCGATCCCATCGCGCCCGGATTCACATGGAACCAGGGCCACCCGCTCTGGTATGACAGCCGTAATGACAGCAGCGGCCAGCCCTTGCATCCTTACCGCGGACGCGGAAGCGTGGTGAATCTGGAGCCCGCAACTCAGTACGTCTTCGAGGTCGGCACGGGCGCGAGCTACAGTTCCGCCACCTGGCTCAATCATATTTCCGATGGGCAGAGTGATTGTCCTTCCACGTGGAGCGAAACTTTCCCTGCAGGCACAACACTGACACCCTGGACCGGCACAAACACTACCACGACCAGTTCTTCCTATCAGGGCTCGCGCAGCGGATCGTCGCGCCAGCAGGTGCTCCTGGCCAACCAGTCCGGGACTGCGTCCGGTTATACAGTCTATGACTTCACCGGCGCAAATGCGGTGGCGCAAACCAGTAACTCCAGCAACTTCTTCCCAGTGGTCATTTCAGGAAGCTATATCATCCTGAAAGGCCTTAAGGTCGTGGGTGGCGAATCGGGCATCTTTATTGATCCCGGTTCGCACGACATTGTGATTGATGGCGTGGAGATTACCGGGTACGGCCGCGATTGCGGCGTAGCGCTGGGCGCGGGCCTAACCGGGGACCGCGCATGCAATGAAGATGCCGGCATCAAATTTCCGGACCAGAGTTACGGTCCGGTGCTCAACACCAAGCGCATCGTCATTCAACATTCAAAGATCCATAATCCGGCATTCGGGGCCAATCCCTGGGATGGAGGGCAGCATCCCGCAGGCACAGCGCCCATCACAATGTATCCAACCGGAGGCCAGATTGTGATCCGCTACAACGAGGCTTACTCCACCACCAACGGAGTTCTGGGTGGCCCGCCTGATCTCAACCACTACCATGAAGACGGACTGGTCATGGGCGGATGCAACAGCATCGGCACGAACTGCGACCAGCAGGGCATTGGGCCGGACGTGGATATCTACAAGAATGCCGTGATGAATTATTTTGACGATGGTCTGGAGACGGACGGCGACGGCACGAATAACCGCGTCTGGAAAAATTACTTTGATTATGGCGGCGCGTCGGCCATCTCTACCACGCCGACCTATATAGGACCGGTGTACGTCTGGAGAAATGTTTACAACCGCCAGCGCGAGTGCCTGGACGATCCGTGGGGTAATGAGACCTGCAATGGCGGCGGGCGCGACTCCATGATGAAGTCTGGTGGAATTGGTAGCTATGACGGCGGCCGCAGATACCTCTACCACAATACTTCCCTGCAACCACCTTATACTTCTGAAACTTCAGCCACAGGCCCTAATCCGCTGGGCGCAGGCACAGGCGTTGAAGACACAGGTTCAAGCACTCCGCTGGAAAACACCGTGAGCAGGAACAACGTGTTTGAAGTCTGGAAATCCAACTGGGGAGCTTTCACCTTCAACAGCACGGCTTCAGGTAATGATCTTGACTACGACCTGAGCAACGGCGTCATGAGTGAAGCCAACGGCTTCGCCGCCACCACTCCGCAATACCAAACCGGCAATGGCTGGTCAGCGTACTGGACCGGCAAATACCGTCTGGTGCCGGGAACTCACGGCTACGACGATGGCGTAATAATCCCGAACTTTAACGATGGCTTCTTCGGTGTGGGCCCAGATCGGGGAGCACACGAAGACGGCACTCCGGACATGGATTTCGGGACGGGGGCGAGTGGGCATTAAGAACACTTATAGAACTGTCTAGCAGCCCATGTGCTTCTAAGACGATCACCGAACAGCCGAGCGGCACGATCTGATAATCATGCGGATCCATTCCCGGCTGTCGACGATTTTTTGTCGGGGCCATTCATGTTGCAGATAAAACCGCTGAACCATGTCCGCTAGGAAGTCAGCGGTCTTAGGCTA
The sequence above is a segment of the Terriglobia bacterium genome. Coding sequences within it:
- a CDS encoding DNRLRE domain-containing protein, yielding MRLRTVAGHFFYPQSHTTSNFSVSLAGAAAFMALLLLLAPCAFAQTTVTLQNGTNSYAGTTDDWILYSSGANLNQGTISDLDIRNENTDRTVIRFAIFASEGGPVPNGVTITSATLSLYKYNGPDAVIQATRLLRNWTETGVTWNTTGTGTAWTVPGAGGVGTDVVSSADGQGSIADAAVNNCTAAPYPAACWLNIDVTSGVQAFSTGTANNGWLLTQVSSSAIDQYKDFNSKDNTNFPALRPKLTITYQTVTSGTCVNSPLPAGGIAIATFNSMSLYYNPANAPSGDQIFVRYRLATADPIAPGFTWNQGHPLWYDSRNDSSGQPLHPYRGRGSVVNLEPATQYVFEVGTGASYSSATWLNHISDGQSDCPSTWSETFPAGTTLTPWTGTNTTTTSSSYQGSRSGSSRQQVLLANQSGTASGYTVYDFTGANAVAQTSNSSNFFPVVISGSYIILKGLKVVGGESGIFIDPGSHDIVIDGVEITGYGRDCGVALGAGLTGDRACNEDAGIKFPDQSYGPVLNTKRIVIQHSKIHNPAFGANPWDGGQHPAGTAPITMYPTGGQIVIRYNEAYSTTNGVLGGPPDLNHYHEDGLVMGGCNSIGTNCDQQGIGPDVDIYKNAVMNYFDDGLETDGDGTNNRVWKNYFDYGGASAISTTPTYIGPVYVWRNVYNRQRECLDDPWGNETCNGGGRDSMMKSGGIGSYDGGRRYLYHNTSLQPPYTSETSATGPNPLGAGTGVEDTGSSTPLENTVSRNNVFEVWKSNWGAFTFNSTASGNDLDYDLSNGVMSEANGFAATTPQYQTGNGWSAYWTGKYRLVPGTHGYDDGVIIPNFNDGFFGVGPDRGAHEDGTPDMDFGTGASGH